The Bombyx mori chromosome 8, ASM3026992v2 genomic sequence CTGCTTCCCTTGCATTCTCGATTGCCTGCTTAAGCTCCTTGTTGGCGCCGACGAAGTTAGTCCCATTGTCGCTGTAAATGACTTTGGGCGTTCCTCGCCGGGCGGCCATCCTGCGCAGCGCTAACAGCATTGAGTCTGCCGTCAGTGACGCTGCTAGCTCCATGTGGACTGCTCTCGTGGTGAGGCATGTGAACAGCACGCCCCACCTCTTCTCGTGACGTCGTCCTACAGTCACCGTCAtcggcccgaagtaatcgacgGCAGCACAGGTGAACGGCGGCTCTCCATGTCGTAGCCGCTCTATCGGCAGGTCTCCGGTGGGCGGTAGTCGTGGTGTACTCCGATAGACCTTGCACCACTGGCATCGGACGGCCGTCGCTCGAATGATCGATCTTAGACCTAGGATCCAGTAGCGCTGCCGCACCTCGTTCATCACCGTTGCGTGGTTACCGTGCTGGAACGCCTCGTGATAGTGTTTGATCAATAATCTCGCTATCACGTGCTTCCCGTCCAGCACGATCGGTCGCTTGCAGCCTGCATCTATGTATTGCGCTGCGTCGATACGTCCGCGCAGGCGCAACAGGCCATCTTCCATCACGACGTCGAGCCGTCGCAACTTGGGGTGACGTTCGGGATCTTTTTCACCGAAGCTCTCTCCTTGGCTGCTTCTCAGTAGGATCTTCTCCGCCTTCTTCAAGTGGGGCGGATCGAGCGGCAGCCACGCTTCTGTAGGTGCTTCTGGAGTCCTTATCTTCCATGTTGATCGGGGCTGCTTCGCTCGCGTCGTCCTCCACGTGGGATCTTGCTGCTCCAATTGTCTGGACACGCAGGCGCTCTCCTTCCGGGGTCGACACAGCTCGATAAATTGGAGGACCCTGGCTGTTGCTCTCAATAACTTGACCCAGCTCGAGAATCTGTGCGGATCGGGCGTGGGTCTAGCGTCAGCGGTCCTCGCCGTGGCGACCAGAAAGGCCTCTTTCTCTTCTCCAGACGGTTCTTGCTTGAATGTTCGCGGCTTGGGCCAGCGCGATTCATCCCACGTCAGGAACTCGGGTCCATTAAACCACCGATGCGTGTGGTCGAAATCCGCCGGCGCCTCTCTAGTTGCGTCGTCTGCTGGGTTTTGCGAGCCAGGCACCCATCGCCATTCTTGGGGCTTCGTTGACTCTTCTATCTCGGCGAGTCGGTGCGCAACGAAAGGTTTGAACGTGCGTGGGTCGGTCTTTATCCATGTCAGAACTGTACTGGAGTCAGTCCAGTACGTCCTTCTGCCGACCGCGATGTCCAATTCGTTCGCTATCGCCTGCGCCATCCTTGTCCCCAGCAGTGCAGCTTGCAGCTCCAGCCTTGGGATAGAGACTGGTCTCAGTGGGGTCACCCTGGCTTTCCCTGCTAGAAGCGTGACGCGGTGGGTGCTCTCGTCTGTCCTCTGACGCCAATAGACTGCACACGCGTAGGCCTTCTCGCTGGCGTCGGTGAACGTGTGCAGCTCCCCCTCAGTGTTACAGTACGAGAAGCATCTTGCTATTCGGAGGCCTTGCAACATGCGAAGGTTCTCCATATAGCGTTTCCACGCCACCTCGTCCTTTTCCAGGATGACGTCGTCCCAGTCGATCCCGCTCCGCCAAATGCTCTGAATGAGTGCTTTCCCTTCTATTAGCACGGGTGATGCCAGCCCCATAGGGTCGAAGATTGACATTACCGCGCTAGTCACTTCTCGTTTGGTCGGGGTTCGTGCTTCTACATCCTTTGGGTCTCGAGGATGTGTCCGGAATCCCATCTCGTCCGACTCGTAGAACCACCGCAGGCCCAGGGTCTTTTCTTCCTTTGACCCCAGCTCTATGTCTCCTGGGGTCGCACCACCTGCGAGGCTCGCCAAGACGCCGCGCCTATTCGATGCCCAGCCTCTGAGCTCGAATTTCGCTCCACGGTGGACGACATCCACTTCGCTGGCTATGGTTATAGCCTCTTCTTCCGTCTCGAAGCTCTGCAGGTAGTCGTCCATGTAGTGGTTTCTTTCTATTGCCCGCGCGGCTTCTGGATATTGATGTCTGTACTCGTCAGCATTCTTATTTTTCACGAACAACGCCGCGCTCGGTGAACAGGCTGCTCCGAATATGACTGACGTCATTCTATACTCTTTCGGAGTCGCTTCGCGTCGATCTTTCCTCCATAGGAATCTCAGGCTGTCGCGGTCCTCGTCCCTGATTCTGATCTGCAGGAACATCTCCTTGATGTCCGCGACAACTGCGACGGGTCTTTGCCGGAACCGCAACAACACTCCGAACAGGGATTGTAGTAGGTCCGGTCCCGGCAATAGAAGATCATTGAGACTCGTTCCATCGAATTTCGCGGCGGCGTCGAACACGAGGCGTTTCTTGGCCTTCGTCGGGTGTGTGACCGCGAAGTGAGGCAGGTACCACTTCCGTTTTGATCCTGCTCCATCGTGTGGGACTTCCTCAGCGTATCCATTCTCGATGAGGTTAGTCATCTGCTTGCTATATTCCACTTGCAAGTCAGGGTCTCTGTGTAGCTTCTTTTCAACGCCTCTGAGCCTCGTCAGCGCGGACCTGTAGTTGTTAGGAAGCGTGGCTTCTTCGTCCCTCCATAATAATCCCACTTCGAAGCGGCCGTCGTCGCGTCTCCGACTCGTCTTCTCCAAGATGTCAAGCGCCTTCGCCTCCATATCCGTGCTCGGACGCCTGGGTGCGACTCCCAGCGACTCTATCGCGAAGTGCTCCTTCACCAGTCTGTCCAAGGCCTCTTCGCGCATCGATACATGGGCGCAGGTGAGGAAGTTCACCTCTTTTGCGTTGTTGCCGTAGAGACCATGTAGCACCCATCCCAATTGGGTGAATGAGGCTACCGGCTGGTTCCTCCTGCCCCTGCGCGTCGtcttggcggcgatgagtcccCAGTTGTCCTGTCCGATCAATAGTTGGGGGGATTGTTCATCGTAACATAACTGGTCCGCCAGGCTCTTCAGGTGCGCGTAGCCTTCGATGGTTTCCCTCTTCAGTCGCTGGGGTGCAAGGCTCATGTCATCCAATGTGCGCGCTCCGAAGATCGTCCTCTTCTGCCGCTGGTGAAGCCCTCGAACTCGGATGTTAAGCTTCATCGAGTCCTTCTTCGTTAGGGTCTTCCCGCCCACGGTCTCGAGGCGGAGCGTCTCCTTGGGTCCCTTCAGGCCGATCTGCTTCGCCACGCTCGAGTCCAGGAGAGTCACCGTGGAGCCTTCGTCCAGCAGGGCCAGCACCGTCGTCGATCCCGATGGCCCGTACACTTCAACGGGCACCATCTTCAAGTACGCCCTGCTGATCCGTGTGCAGTTGATGGGAAGTCGCACGTTGTTCGCGATTTCCCTGTTCTCTGCTGGCTCTGTCTCCGGCTTCTCGTTGTGTAGCGAGTAGTGGTGCCAGCGCTTGCACGTGCGGCATGGCGGTCGTTGACACGATTGCTTCCGGTGCTTACCGTCGAGGCACTTGTAACATAGGCGCGACTCCTTTGCCATTCTCCATCGTTCCTGCACCGTGGCTCTCTCGTACCTCGGACAATCATACAGCGGGTGTCCTTCCTTACACTGCGGGCACGCCGGCTTGTCTATTATTACTCTGTCCGAAGTTGCGCGCTCGCTGCAGTCGGTTGTGGCGTGCGTCGCCTGTCGCCTCGACTGTTGTCTTTTCGTTGCTACCTCAGCCACGGCGTGTGGCCCGCACCGGTCCGCCATCTTGTTCAGGAAGCCGCACATCGTGTTGAGGTCCGGGTCTCCTTCAGTTTTATCGATAATGTGGTCGTACCACCGGAACCTCAGGATGGTCGGCATCTTGTCGACGATGCTCTTCAGCAGTTCAGGCGACATCAAATATTGGGGTTTCCGCAGCCCCCTGATCGCTGCGACGGTATTGTTAACATTGCTCGCCAGTGAGCAAATGTCGTAGGCGGAGTCACTTATCGTCGGAAGTCTTCGTATGCGGTCTAGCTCCGCTAAGACTAAAGCGTCCGCCCTTCCATAGCACCGCCGCAGTGATTCCATTACTTCTTCCGGTGTGCTCTCGGAGTACAGCTGGCTGCGGACTCCTTCCCTGGCTTGTCCTTTCAGCGCTCTTCTCAGCCGCGCCATATTTTGAGCGCTTGAGAAGAGTGGAGCGGTATCCTCGTAGACAGCCTTGAAGGCCACCCACTCCCTGCAGTCGCCTTCGAACGTCGGCAACTGGTGCATGTAGTCGGGTTGTGGTGGCAGCTCCTTGGTCGTCGCGCTCCTCACcgcttccactatcgccttagCCAGGTCCCTGTTGCTGCAATATTCTATGTTGGCCTTGCTGACGGGGTGGTTCTCAATGTGCTCGCCTGCGGGCTCCTTGTCCGTACTGCCCGCTGACGTCTGGACCCAGGCCCTGACCTGGTCCTCCCGGTCCTTTGGCTCTTCTATAATGGAATCATCGTCGTCTTCGCTTTCGGCCTGAATCAATTGCAGGCGGAGTCTGGCGGCTATGGTGGCTGCTTGTGCTTCTATCAATTCTTTTTCCGCCAGCTCCGCTCTCGCTGCCAGTTCTTTACGTCGTAGCGATTTCTTCGACGCGGGTCTATTTTCACCACGTGTCCGCGTCGTTGCCTCTTCAAGTTTTGTGTTCTGGGTCGTGCCGGTCGCGGAGCTCTCGTATGTTTCGTACGACGTCGCTTCTGTTGCCTCCGGACTGGATTCTTGAACCGCAGGTTCGAGTGGCTGTTCCCTCGATGATCCCTTGTTGCTCCTGGTGATCGGCATCGTTGAATAATCGctgtatccggctcgaaggaccagctgttgggtacgcagcacgtcacccgtatcaataaggcgagtgacgtcaacccaggttggacgggtttatgaatcttataagatttcttgaaatcctataagacgccggatgcccgtctcgtggcgattattcgtgtcgatctgaagcagtcgatgtagggtcctgaggtgtacgatatcgtacaagctcactcgaaattaaaactcaaaactttactaattaacgtaaaccgagccgaccgatctgtcaatacaatcgaattcaataaccgacgatcttttaagggcctggccacagctactggcggtgcgttgtgcggtgcgttgcgaggcgcggcgggcggtgtgatttacgggggtatgccacagctagactAGTTGCGAGGGCGGCGGCGTCAGAGGGGCACGTATTTAGAGAGCCCTGTCAAATGTCCCTAAAAAATTGTGGCACgatattaccttgaaataagtgcgttcttagctgaagatattattcaatcaaGAATAGGAGCGCACCCAGTTAGAAAAGGAGAGAGCTTGGCGAATTTcacactatttattattatattaggaatataagaactatcccgataaatagattattaatagaaaatagattcaaccttcacagagattaccaggttcaaatctcaatttaccatacgtgttaattgccgataaagcctatcctcttaaaaattatttgatgcgtCCATACCCACCGGGTGGTTTAAATgcggaacaaataattttcgacaaaacattatcccgggcaagtgtcacaattcagtacgcgtttggtattctaactaataaatttcgtatttttacgaaaagtgtaaaGGCAAACAAAAAGCACGCGACAATGTTTATAAAGGATTCGTGCTTCAAGAGAAAGAGATGGAGACAGAGATGCAGATTTTCAGCAGTTTGTTTCCCAGTTTGGAGActccaatattcacaatagcgtacccagatcaagacggaataatcgagcaacggttcaagcatctagaatacgaaatcaattcaaatttcaaattttatttcaataatcctatccaagagtatctaggaaaccattagtaccagaaaattgttgttttatttcgtcccacattttttttataacatgcctatatttatgatgtggatgttttgacatccatatttctggtctactcagtatttcactaatgaattgttccacatccattatattttattagctcaacgcgcggtaaaaacaaaatgatttgtttcggtcgcgcgatgcctcaatgcgtccaccgacaccgccgcgcgcgccgctctgaactgtggccgcctccatattgtctagtacatttgtttcactCGCACATCGTGCAGCTCGTCACCGCCAGATGTCACGCGCCTCTCACCGctcctcgcaacgcaccgcaaaacgcaccgccagtagctgtggcatacttcataggttgtctaccatttgttttcgccgctcccgcttgccgcgcctcacgacgcaccgcaattcgcaccgctctcggctgtggccaaggggtaaatggtcttcaagtcttcaataaatatcttcgaggcgctgatgtctttactcgtgcgtttttttgtaatcttcgttcggagggtcggcggccggcggttggcaggtagtcggtcgagggtcggtcggtaggtcggcaggtacctgacagcgtcgcagggtcgcttaactacctcggaatgttaccctacagagatctcgtgtaaaatacggctctcgtcgagatcattttcactatgatcggctcggtttattcgttatatctatttatttaataaatgtatatactaatgccttatacttaactattctatgttgtaatccctatcgatacatataacttattctatgcttaatctatatgacgcgcccgtataaacaaaatacccggtcctgaacacagataaatgctgtttgttacatcgtttcgggacgcgggccgggcgcgtgttcatttaagttaatatgctaatcttaaaactatcgggaataataaagcaaaagtgtatactatttatttcaaagcaacttacgttctattcttagtaaaatctatgtgcacgttatctatatccttatctatctatatgcactctatataacttatctattttttatttatctatttgttataactctatgtctatgtacgtatctatataaatctattattctattctatattctattatattcttcaacttattctataattatggggcgacgccgctgtcgccaacagTCAACAAATAGATATTTTAATCGGTGCGGACATGTTTTGGGACTTGTTAAGTGAAGGAAGGATGCGCTTGCAAAATGGACCTTTCCTTCAAAATACAAAGTTAGGGTGGATTATTTCGGGACTTATGCACTCTAATAATTCAAAATGCGACAATTCAATTCATTGCAATTTTACACAAGCTATCGACAATCAATTAAGAATGTTTTGGGAACTTGAGGAGCTACCAAAGGCTAATTTATTAAGCGATGATGAGATTGCATGCGAAGAGCATTTCATCAAAAATACGATGCGAACAGCTGATGGTAGATTTTGCGTCAAAATACCTCTCAAGCGTTCTCCAGACATTTTGGGTGATACATACACGATAGCTGAACAACAATTTTTATCACTTGAAAAACGATTACAGCGCAaccctttatttaaaaaaatgtacacgGAGTTCATGAACGAGTACTGCAGTCTAGGGCACATGACTCGTGTAGACTTATACGGTACGCCACATTATATCATGCCGCATCACGGCGTTCTTCGTAATCACAGCACCTCAACTGTTCAATTGATcataaataatgatttttacGTTGATGACATGATCACAGGGTCCGATTCCATAGAACATATTTTACGTTTGTGTCACGAAACAAAGAAAGTCTTAGAATCTGGTTGTTTTCCACTACGCAAGTGGACATTCAACTTTAATGCGAATGACTGcaacttaaataatattaacataaatcaaaataacataGATCTATCATTGGGTGAAAACGTTAACTGTCGTACACTAGGCCTAGGTTGGAATAATTTCACCGATGAACTGTATTATCACACTCAGTTCAAaggtgataataaaaaaaattactaagcgTTTTATACTTTCTAGTGTCTCTCAAATATTTGATCCACTTGGTCTACTTAGTCCTTTTATAATGATGgggaaaatattattacaaaaaatgtgGTTACACAAACTAGACTGGGATGAACCCGTTCCCAGCGACATATTAACGTCTTGGAACCAATTCGAAAAATCGCTTTCGATTCTGAACACTTTACGAGTGCCGCGACTCGTTATTGGCTCCAACCCTAGTTACGTAGAACTACACATATTTAGCGATGCCTCGCAGCTGGGCTACGGCGCTTGCGCATACATTCGAACTATACATACAGACTTTACGATTAGTGTTGATCTTTTGTGTTCAAAGGGTAAAGTAGCACCTATCAAACCACTCAGTATTAACCGATTGGAATTATGTGGTGCTTTATTGAGTgctaaaagttaaaaatattcGTTCATACGTCATTTCTAATAACAATAAACCATATAAGTTTCCCTTTGAAAGATTTTCTAATTTAACTAGACTGATTCGTGCGGTTGCCCGTTTGAAGCGCGTTGCATATAACAAACACCATGCGAATGACTCACGGACAGGGCCCGTGAGTGCAAATGAATTTGAAGAatcattcaattttttaattcacttaGTTCAACAAGAATCATTTAGCGATGTTTACGATTTCTTGACTAATAACAAAGCGTTACCTAGTAAACATAAattgtcaaatttaaatttatttatagatgaAAATCAAATTATTCGAGTTGGGGGTCGGCTCAATAATTCATTAGAattcaattacaataaaaaacatccaattttaatttcatgCAAACATCATTTTACCGTTACACTTTTTCGTTGTGAACATAACAAACTTCTAAGTACACGCTGCACCACAGTTATTGCTTTACACATTGAGAGAAAAATGGTGGCCACTAGGGGGACGCAACTTAGCCCGGAAGGTATTCCACGACTGTGTGTTGTGTGCACGATTGCGAGGCAAAACGCCACAACCTATCATGGGCGATTTACCTCCCGAACGGTTGCATCCAGGCTATCCGTTCATACACTGTGGTGTAGACTACGCCGGTCCAGTGCTCATATTGAATAGAAA encodes the following:
- the LOC119628822 gene encoding uncharacterized protein LOC119628822; the protein is MPITRSNKGSSREQPLEPAVQESSPEATEATSYETYESSATGTTQNTKLEEATTRTRGENRPASKKSLRRKELAARAELAEKELIEAQAATIAARLRLQLIQAESEDDDDSIIEEPKDREDQVRAWVQTSAGSTDKEPAGEHIENHPVSKANIEYCSNRDLAKAIVEAVRSATTKELPPQPDYMHQLPTFEGDCREWVAFKAVYEDTAPLFSSAQNMARLRRALKGQAREGVRSQLYSESTPEEVMESLRRCYGRADALVLAELDRIRRLPTISDSAYDICSLASNVNNTVAAIRGLRKPQYLMSPELLKSIVDKMPTILRFRWYDHIIDKTEGDPDLNTMCGFLNKMADRCGPHAVAEVATKRQQSRRQATHATTDCSERATSDRVIIDKPACPQCKEGHPLYDCPRYERATVQERWRMAKESRLCYKCLDGKHRKQSCQRPPCRTCKRWHHYSLHNEKPETEPAENREIANNVRLPINCTRISRAYLKMVPVEVYGPSGSTTVLALLDEGSTVTLLDSSVAKQIGLKGPKETLRLETVGGKTLTKKDSMKLNIRVRGLHQRQKRTIFGARTLDDMSLAPQRLKRETIEGYAHLKSLADQLCYDEQSPQLLIGQDNWGLIAAKTTRRGRRNQPVASFTQLGWVLHGLYGNNAKEVNFLTCAHVSMREEALDRLVKEHFAIESLGVAPRRPSTDMEAKALDILEKTSRRRDDGRFEVGLLWRDEEATLPNNYRSALTRLRGVEKKLHRDPDLQVEYSKQMTNLIENGYAEEVPHDGAGSKRKWYLPHFAVTHPTKAKKRLVFDAAAKFDGTSLNDLLLPGPDLLQSLFGVLLRFRQRPVAVVADIKEMFLQIRIRDEDRDSLRFLWRKDRREATPKEYRMTSVIFGAACSPSAALFVKNKNADEYRHQYPEAARAIERNHYMDDYLQSFETEEEAITIASEVDVVHRGAKFELRGWASNRRGVLASLAGGATPGDIELGSKEEKTLGLRWFYESDEMGFRTHPRDPKDVEARTPTKREVTSAVMSIFDPMGLASPVLIEGKALIQSIWRSGIDWDDVILEKDEVAWKRYMENLRMLQGLRIARCFSYCNTEGELHTFTDASEKAYACAVYWRQRTDESTHRVTLLAGKARVTPLRPVSIPRLELQAALLGTRMAQAIANELDIAVGRRTYWTDSSTVLTWIKTDPRTFKPFVAHRLAEIEESTKPQEWRWVPGSQNPADDATREAPADFDHTHRWFNGPEFLTWDESRWPKPRTFKQEPSGEEKEAFLVATARTADARPTPDPHRFSSWVKLLRATARVLQFIELCRPRKESACVSRQLEQQDPTWRTTRAKQPRSTWKIRTPEAPTEAWLPLDPPHLKKAEKILLRSSQGESFGEKDPERHPKLRRLDVVMEDGLLRLRGRIDAAQYIDAGCKRPIVLDGKHVIARLLIKHYHEAFQHGNHATVMNEVRQRYWILGLRSIIRATAVRCQWCKVYRSTPRLPPTGDLPIERLRHGEPPFTCAAVDYFGPMTVTVGRRHEKRWGVLFTCLTTRAVHMELAASLTADSMLLALRRMAARRGTPKVIYSDNGTNFVGANKELKQAIENAREADVVSRAAQMNIKWKFIPPGAPNMGGAWERLVRSVKTALAVTLKERHPREEVLHTLLLEAEHVVNSRPLVAREESWESEALTPNHFLIGRSCGAPSIGDYRDEDLTGKRTWRVAQRMADHFWSRWVKEYLPTLLPRKIDGRAAGEDLQCGDTVLIVDSTLPRNTWPRGQVVHTYPGPDNRVRTVDVRTSGGLLKRPASKMILLVPATSDEPTPIESPRQGVGATHEGEDLLEKVMIVD